A single region of the Pseudomonas sp. B21-023 genome encodes:
- a CDS encoding OprD family porin — protein sequence MLKTRISLVALAMIAATQAQANDQAESKGFIEDSHANVLLRNAFINRDKKHHTNDQSQWGQGVIANFSSGFTQGTVGVGVDAFGLYALRLDGGKGRNQGGGVDFFKRSDPTFDGEKTNAPHNLARGGAAVKFRVSNTVLKYGDQMPALPVLQYDDGRLLPESFTGTMITSKEIKGLEINAGRFTQEARKSAERRDGGGLKSINVLGGSYKFTDNFTASLYTADNEDVMKKHYLGLNYVFPIASDQSLTLDFNGYKSDIDNKYVRAAKLNGDSNTIWSLAATYAYGPHSFTLAHQRSTGSTGYNYGWYQNDGGVGDGGSTIYLANSYWSDFNAEDERSWQLGYGLDFGAFGVPGLTYKFAYVVGDNINTRKVGAPQGFGEGKEREIFNQIRYVVQEGPAKDLSVKLRSSFLRTNNAVQQNGYNDDGNEVRVFVEYPISIF from the coding sequence ATGTTGAAAACCAGGATCAGCCTGGTCGCCCTGGCGATGATCGCCGCGACCCAGGCACAGGCCAATGACCAGGCCGAGAGCAAGGGCTTCATCGAGGACAGCCACGCCAACGTCCTTCTGCGCAACGCCTTCATCAACCGTGACAAGAAGCATCACACCAACGACCAGTCCCAGTGGGGCCAGGGCGTCATCGCCAACTTCTCCTCCGGCTTCACCCAGGGCACCGTCGGTGTTGGTGTCGATGCCTTTGGTCTGTACGCCCTGCGCCTGGATGGCGGCAAGGGCCGTAACCAGGGTGGCGGTGTCGACTTCTTCAAGCGTTCCGATCCCACTTTCGATGGTGAGAAGACCAACGCTCCGCACAACCTGGCCCGTGGTGGCGCTGCGGTGAAGTTCCGTGTTTCGAACACCGTACTCAAATACGGTGACCAGATGCCGGCCCTGCCGGTTCTGCAATACGACGACGGTCGCCTGCTGCCAGAAAGCTTCACCGGCACCATGATCACTTCCAAGGAGATCAAGGGCCTGGAAATCAACGCCGGCCGCTTCACCCAGGAAGCGCGCAAGAGTGCCGAGCGTCGTGATGGCGGCGGTCTGAAGTCGATCAACGTGCTCGGCGGCAGCTACAAGTTCACCGACAACTTCACCGCGTCGCTGTACACCGCAGACAACGAAGACGTGATGAAGAAGCACTACCTGGGCCTGAACTACGTCTTCCCGATTGCCAGCGACCAGTCCCTGACCCTGGACTTCAACGGCTACAAGTCGGACATCGACAACAAGTACGTGCGTGCCGCCAAGCTCAACGGCGACTCCAACACCATCTGGAGCCTGGCCGCCACCTACGCCTACGGCCCGCACTCGTTCACCCTGGCGCACCAGCGCAGCACCGGCAGCACCGGCTACAACTACGGCTGGTACCAGAACGATGGTGGCGTGGGTGACGGTGGCTCGACCATCTACCTGGCCAACTCCTACTGGTCCGACTTCAACGCAGAAGACGAGCGCTCCTGGCAGCTGGGCTATGGCCTGGACTTTGGCGCCTTCGGCGTTCCGGGGCTGACCTACAAGTTTGCCTATGTCGTGGGTGACAACATCAACACCCGTAAAGTCGGCGCCCCACAAGGCTTCGGTGAAGGTAAAGAGCGCGAGATCTTCAACCAGATCCGTTACGTGGTTCAGGAAGGCCCGGCCAAGGACCTGTCCGTTAAACTGCGCAGCTCCTTCCTGCGGACCAACAATGCTGTCCAGCAGAACGGTTACAACGACGACGGCAACGAAGTCCGCGTATTCGTCGAGTACCCGATCAGCATCTTCTGA
- a CDS encoding TonB-dependent siderophore receptor encodes MPAPCRLSPLTLGLSLLFSAGLASAATTTLPETSVTADSTREEDNPRVKDVTTATRTSTPARYVPQAIDSVKTRNVLDYGSSNLGKALEGIPNVSSGADTRFDSLRIRGFDASNDFYLDGVRDDSQYTRDLHNIERVEVLKGPAAVLYGRGSQGGIVNRVSKAPEHGRRSTIEAQGGSQDLRSLYADLSADPSDTLSLRLNLGNEDKNSFRDGIDGNHRQLFAPSMSWQITPELNWLVQYEYSRYDRTPDRGIPGNPLTGRPADVSRKTTYGDTQRDYINDRAESLRSRLNYELNDQWQLRHTFSLFTLESDFDNTYLTAYRPVAGLVDRQRWQQDLSTRNLYNTVELEGHVETFGLEHTLLVGLEMGEQRRNSLLSQGVGVPSVPLQGATASQQHNGTMRVSSNNHTDVESRGIYLQDQIRLNDQWQLLAGVRFDQFEVDTTNKLRNISEKQKDNSFSPRIGVVYTPWQDHSFYASWSKTYSPVGGGLIGITPGAAGNANQTDPEQTRQKEIGVKSEWFDERLSTTLAIYELELYNRRTRDPINPELIQLSGLQRSRGIELTATGNVVGNWYVRGGIGLQDATIVKDNNGQQGNRINDVAKRNASLFVTWKPELGWYAETGLTLVGDRYADNQNTVILPGYGRWDALAGYRTHDWDVRAALSNITDKTYYSSATSAAQIQVGDPRSLVVTGTYSF; translated from the coding sequence ATGCCTGCCCCCTGCCGCCTTTCACCCTTGACCCTGGGCCTGTCGCTGCTGTTCAGCGCCGGCCTGGCCAGTGCTGCCACCACGACCCTGCCGGAAACCTCGGTGACCGCCGACAGCACCCGCGAAGAGGACAACCCGCGAGTCAAGGACGTGACCACCGCGACCCGCACCTCGACCCCCGCGCGCTACGTGCCACAGGCCATCGATTCGGTGAAGACCCGCAACGTGCTGGACTACGGCAGCAGCAACCTGGGCAAGGCGCTGGAAGGCATCCCCAACGTCAGCAGCGGCGCCGACACCCGCTTCGACAGCCTGCGTATCCGCGGCTTCGACGCCAGCAACGACTTCTACCTGGACGGTGTGCGCGACGACAGCCAGTACACCCGCGACCTGCACAACATCGAGCGGGTCGAGGTGCTCAAGGGGCCGGCGGCAGTGCTTTATGGCCGTGGCAGCCAAGGCGGCATCGTCAACCGGGTGAGCAAGGCGCCGGAGCACGGCCGCCGCTCGACCATCGAGGCACAAGGTGGCAGCCAGGACCTGCGCAGCCTGTACGCCGACCTCAGCGCCGACCCCAGCGACACCCTCAGCCTGCGCCTGAACCTGGGCAACGAGGACAAGAACAGCTTCCGCGACGGCATCGACGGCAACCACCGCCAGCTGTTCGCGCCGTCGATGAGCTGGCAGATCACCCCCGAGCTGAACTGGCTGGTGCAGTACGAGTACAGCCGCTATGACCGTACCCCCGACCGTGGCATCCCCGGCAACCCGCTCACTGGACGCCCGGCCGACGTCAGCCGCAAGACCACCTACGGCGACACCCAGCGCGACTACATCAACGACCGCGCCGAGTCGCTGCGCTCGCGTCTGAACTACGAGCTGAACGATCAGTGGCAACTGCGCCACACCTTCAGCCTGTTCACCCTGGAGAGCGACTTCGACAACACCTACCTGACCGCCTACCGCCCCGTTGCCGGTCTGGTGGACCGCCAGCGCTGGCAGCAGGACCTGAGCACCCGCAATCTCTACAACACCGTCGAACTCGAAGGTCATGTAGAAACCTTCGGTCTGGAGCACACGCTGCTGGTGGGCCTGGAAATGGGCGAACAGCGCCGCAACTCGCTGCTGAGCCAAGGCGTAGGCGTTCCCTCGGTACCGCTGCAGGGGGCCACGGCCAGCCAGCAGCACAACGGCACGATGCGGGTGTCCAGCAACAACCACACCGACGTCGAGAGCCGAGGGATCTACCTGCAAGACCAGATCCGCCTCAACGACCAGTGGCAGCTGCTGGCCGGCGTGCGCTTCGACCAGTTCGAGGTGGACACCACCAACAAACTGCGCAACATCTCGGAAAAGCAGAAGGACAACAGTTTCAGTCCGCGTATCGGCGTGGTGTACACCCCCTGGCAGGACCACTCCTTCTATGCCTCCTGGAGCAAGACCTACTCTCCGGTCGGTGGTGGCCTGATCGGCATCACCCCTGGCGCGGCCGGCAACGCCAACCAGACCGACCCGGAACAGACCCGGCAGAAGGAAATCGGGGTCAAGAGCGAATGGTTCGACGAGCGCCTGAGCACCACCCTGGCGATCTACGAACTGGAACTGTACAACCGCCGTACCCGCGACCCGATCAACCCGGAACTGATCCAGCTCAGCGGCCTGCAGCGTTCACGCGGCATCGAGCTGACCGCCACCGGCAACGTGGTGGGCAACTGGTACGTGCGCGGCGGCATCGGCCTGCAGGACGCGACCATCGTCAAGGACAACAACGGCCAGCAGGGCAACCGCATCAACGACGTGGCCAAGCGTAACGCCAGCCTGTTCGTGACCTGGAAGCCGGAGCTGGGCTGGTACGCCGAAACCGGCCTGACCCTGGTCGGCGACCGCTACGCCGACAACCAGAACACCGTGATCCTGCCGGGCTACGGCCGTTGGGACGCGCTGGCGGGCTATCGCACCCACGACTGGGATGTACGCGCGGCGTTGAGCAACATCACCGACAAGACCTACTACAGTTCGGCCACCAGCGCGGCGCAGATCCAGGTGGGCGATCCGCGCAGCCTGGTGGTGACCGGGACCTACAGCTTCTGA
- the aguA gene encoding agmatine deiminase, which yields MKTLNSTPRADGFHMPAEWAPQTQVWMVWPERPDNWRLGGKPAQAAHVTLAKAIARFEPVTVAVSAGQYENARRQLDLPNIRVVEISNDDAWVRDTGPTFVINDHGEVRGVDWGFNAWGGFDGGLYAPWNRDEELAAKVMEMERVQRYHTEGFVLEGGSIHVDGEGTLITTEECLLNRNRNPHLNRAQIEEILREHLAVETIVWLPDGLYNDETDGHVDNFCCYVSPGEVLLAWTDDSNDPNYARCHAAYEVLKNTRDAKGREFVVHKMPIPGPLYATQAECDGVDHVVGSQERDPSVRLAGSYVNFLIVNGGIIAPSFDDPADAQARAILAKVFPDHEVVMIPGRELLLGGGNIHCLTQQQPAPVKR from the coding sequence ATGAAGACCCTCAACTCGACCCCCCGCGCCGACGGTTTCCACATGCCCGCCGAATGGGCTCCGCAGACCCAGGTGTGGATGGTCTGGCCGGAGCGCCCGGACAACTGGCGCTTGGGCGGCAAGCCGGCGCAGGCCGCGCACGTGACCCTGGCCAAGGCCATCGCCCGCTTCGAGCCGGTCACCGTGGCGGTGTCCGCCGGCCAGTACGAGAACGCCCGTCGCCAGCTCGACCTGCCCAACATCCGCGTGGTCGAGATCAGCAATGACGACGCCTGGGTGCGTGACACCGGCCCGACCTTCGTCATCAACGACCACGGCGAGGTACGCGGCGTGGACTGGGGCTTCAACGCCTGGGGCGGCTTCGACGGCGGCTTGTACGCGCCCTGGAACCGCGACGAGGAGCTGGCCGCCAAGGTCATGGAGATGGAGCGCGTGCAGCGCTACCACACCGAAGGCTTCGTGCTCGAAGGCGGTTCGATCCACGTCGATGGCGAAGGCACCCTGATCACCACCGAAGAATGCCTGCTCAACCGCAACCGCAACCCGCACCTGAACCGTGCGCAGATCGAGGAGATCCTGCGCGAGCACCTGGCGGTCGAGACCATCGTCTGGCTGCCGGACGGCCTGTACAACGACGAGACCGATGGCCACGTCGACAACTTCTGCTGTTACGTCAGCCCAGGCGAAGTGTTACTGGCCTGGACCGATGATTCCAATGACCCCAACTACGCGCGCTGCCACGCCGCCTACGAGGTGCTGAAAAACACCCGCGACGCCAAAGGGCGCGAGTTCGTGGTGCACAAGATGCCGATTCCGGGGCCGCTTTACGCCACCCAGGCCGAATGCGATGGCGTCGATCATGTGGTGGGCAGCCAAGAGCGTGACCCTTCGGTACGCCTGGCCGGGTCCTATGTGAACTTCCTGATCGTCAATGGCGGCATCATCGCGCCGAGCTTCGACGACCCTGCTGATGCGCAAGCCAGAGCGATCCTGGCCAAGGTCTTCCCGGATCACGAAGTGGTGATGATCCCGGGGCGTGAGCTGCTGTTAGGCGGTGGCAACATCCACTGCCTGACCCAGCAGCAACCGGCACCGGTAAAACGTTGA
- a CDS encoding aminotransferase — protein MPLSTLIQRSSQPSPSLDEAHAHALLRTHYDLQGTLQVLGSQQDLNFRVDSDQGRFVLKVCHGSYAVAELQAQHAALEFLRGQGVPVPGVRAANSGEHLLDLEFDGQPLRARLLDFIDGQPLTRLGHLPARVMVELGALCARVDKGLADFDHPGLKRTLQWDPSHAQVLIQHLSPVLQDAQRRAQVEQVAQAAAARLHPLVDLLPIQAVHLDITDDNVVWARDAERQWQVQGVIDFGDLVRTWRIADLSVTCAALLHHAEGDPLRILPAVSAYHAVNPLQDAELRALWPLVLNRAAVLVLSSEQQLAIDPDNQYTRNNIAHEWEIFDTACTVPVALMEAAILQAAGRKPASIDLGDCAVLLPALNGQSVIRVDLGVLSPHCEAGNWEQPGFDQRLLAIQPGPACSLHGQYRLSQTHIDRPEEPATCALGVELNLSPGTALQAPEAGVWQCIGDGRGCLRTAHWNLWLDGLEEAPTDGQALFKGQAIGATCGFLRVQLCLDTDIRPPFFATPSHAAAWLALCPSPRTLLGFDCDAEPLADAQALLARRDASFARSQKHYYAQPPHIERGWRNYLIDMQGRSYLDMLNNVAVLGHGHPRMAAESARQWSLVNTNSRFHYAAIAEFSERLLEVAPEGFDRVFLVNSGTEANDLAIRLAWAYSGGRDLLSVLEAYHGWSVATDAISTSIADNPQALETRPDWVHPVEAPNTFRGRYRGADSAADYLRDVDAKLADLDARGRQLAGMICEPVYGNAGGISLPPGYLREAYAKVRQRGGVCIADEVQVGYGRLGEYFWGFEEQGVVPDIITMAKGMGNGQPLGAVITRREIAEALEAEGYFFSSAGGSPVSCRIGMAVLDVMRDEGLWDNARDVGRYFKARLQALVDKYPLAGAAHGSGFYLGLELVRDRQTLEPATEETMILCDRLRDLGIFMQPTGDYLNILKIKPPMCTTRASVDYFVDSVERVLGEGL, from the coding sequence ATGCCCCTGAGCACCCTGATCCAGCGTTCGAGCCAGCCCAGTCCCTCACTTGACGAGGCCCACGCCCATGCCCTGCTGAGAACGCACTACGACTTGCAGGGCACGTTGCAGGTGCTGGGCAGCCAGCAGGACCTCAATTTTCGCGTGGACAGCGACCAGGGCCGCTTCGTGCTCAAGGTCTGCCATGGCAGCTACGCGGTAGCCGAACTGCAGGCTCAGCATGCAGCACTGGAGTTCCTGCGCGGGCAAGGCGTGCCGGTGCCGGGAGTACGTGCAGCGAACTCCGGCGAGCACTTGCTGGACCTCGAGTTCGACGGCCAGCCGCTGCGGGCCCGTCTGCTCGATTTCATTGACGGTCAGCCGCTGACCCGCCTGGGCCACCTGCCGGCGCGGGTGATGGTCGAGCTCGGCGCGCTTTGCGCCCGTGTCGACAAGGGCCTGGCCGACTTCGACCATCCGGGCCTCAAGCGCACCTTGCAGTGGGATCCGAGCCACGCCCAGGTACTGATCCAGCATTTGTCGCCCGTATTGCAGGATGCCCAGCGCCGGGCGCAGGTGGAGCAGGTCGCCCAGGCGGCAGCCGCACGTCTGCATCCGTTGGTCGACCTGCTGCCGATCCAGGCCGTGCACCTGGACATCACCGACGACAACGTGGTCTGGGCCCGGGATGCCGAGCGGCAGTGGCAGGTACAAGGTGTTATCGACTTTGGTGACCTGGTGCGTACCTGGCGTATCGCCGATCTGTCGGTGACCTGCGCGGCCTTGCTGCATCACGCCGAGGGCGATCCGCTGCGGATCTTGCCGGCGGTCAGCGCCTACCATGCCGTGAATCCCCTGCAGGATGCCGAGTTGCGTGCCCTCTGGCCGCTGGTGCTGAACCGCGCCGCCGTGCTGGTGCTCAGCAGCGAACAGCAACTGGCCATTGATCCGGACAACCAGTACACCCGCAACAACATCGCCCATGAATGGGAGATCTTCGATACCGCCTGCACCGTGCCCGTCGCTTTGATGGAGGCGGCAATTCTCCAGGCGGCCGGGCGAAAGCCGGCCAGCATCGACCTTGGTGATTGTGCCGTGTTGCTGCCGGCACTCAACGGCCAGTCGGTGATCCGCGTCGACCTGGGCGTGCTCAGCCCTCACTGCGAGGCAGGCAACTGGGAGCAGCCCGGCTTTGACCAGCGTCTGCTCGCTATCCAGCCGGGGCCGGCGTGTAGCCTGCATGGGCAGTACCGCCTGTCGCAAACCCACATCGACCGACCTGAAGAACCGGCCACCTGCGCCCTGGGCGTAGAGCTGAACCTGTCGCCCGGCACCGCGTTGCAAGCGCCCGAAGCTGGGGTATGGCAATGCATCGGCGATGGTCGTGGCTGCTTGCGCACCGCGCACTGGAACCTGTGGCTCGATGGTCTGGAAGAGGCGCCGACCGATGGCCAGGCGTTGTTCAAGGGGCAGGCTATCGGCGCGACCTGTGGTTTCCTCCGCGTGCAACTGTGCCTGGATACCGATATCCGTCCACCGTTCTTCGCCACGCCGTCCCACGCTGCCGCCTGGCTGGCCCTGTGCCCGTCACCGCGCACCCTGCTCGGCTTCGACTGCGATGCCGAGCCGCTGGCCGACGCGCAGGCCCTGCTGGCCCGTCGCGATGCCAGCTTCGCCCGCTCGCAGAAGCATTACTACGCCCAGCCTCCGCACATAGAGCGCGGTTGGCGCAACTACCTGATCGACATGCAGGGCCGGTCCTATCTGGACATGCTCAACAACGTCGCGGTGCTCGGTCATGGCCATCCGCGCATGGCCGCCGAGTCGGCGCGCCAGTGGTCGCTGGTCAACACCAACTCGCGTTTTCACTACGCAGCCATCGCCGAATTCTCCGAACGCCTGCTGGAAGTGGCCCCGGAAGGCTTCGACCGGGTGTTCCTGGTCAACAGCGGCACCGAGGCCAATGACCTGGCGATCCGTCTGGCCTGGGCCTACAGCGGTGGGCGCGACCTGCTCAGCGTGCTGGAGGCCTACCACGGCTGGTCGGTGGCTACTGACGCGATCTCCACCTCCATCGCCGACAACCCCCAGGCCCTGGAGACCCGGCCGGACTGGGTGCATCCGGTGGAGGCGCCGAATACCTTCCGCGGGCGCTACCGGGGCGCCGATAGCGCCGCCGACTACCTGCGCGATGTCGATGCCAAGCTGGCCGACCTCGACGCTCGTGGTCGCCAGCTGGCCGGGATGATCTGCGAACCGGTGTACGGAAACGCCGGGGGCATTTCGTTGCCGCCGGGCTACCTGCGCGAGGCCTACGCCAAGGTGCGCCAGCGCGGCGGGGTGTGCATCGCCGACGAGGTGCAGGTCGGTTACGGGCGTCTGGGCGAGTACTTCTGGGGCTTCGAGGAGCAGGGCGTGGTGCCTGATATCATCACCATGGCCAAGGGCATGGGCAACGGCCAGCCGCTGGGCGCGGTGATCACCCGGCGTGAGATCGCCGAGGCGCTGGAGGCCGAGGGCTACTTCTTCTCCTCGGCCGGGGGCAGCCCGGTCAGTTGCCGCATCGGCATGGCGGTGCTGGACGTAATGCGTGACGAAGGATTGTGGGACAACGCCCGTGACGTGGGCCGTTACTTCAAGGCACGCCTGCAGGCATTGGTCGATAAATATCCGCTTGCCGGCGCCGCCCATGGTTCCGGGTTCTACCTGGGGCTGGAGTTGGTGCGCGATCGCCAGACGCTGGAACCAGCGACCGAGGAGACCATGATCCTGTGCGATCGCCTGCGTGACCTGGGGATCTTCATGCAGCCGACCGGCGACTACCTGAATATCCTCAAGATCAAGCCACCGATGTGCACCACGCGGGCCAGCGTGGACTACTTCGTCGACAGCGTGGAGCGGGTCCTCGGCGAAGGGCTCTGA
- the rfbB gene encoding dTDP-glucose 4,6-dehydratase — MRILVTGGAGFIGSALIRHLIDHTEHEVLNLDKLTYAGNLQSLQRIADNPRYEFVQADIADQVSVSAMLARFQPHAIMHLAAESHVDRSIDGPADFIHTNIVGTYSLLEAARGYWSSLEKPARDTFRFHHVSTDEVFGDLHGPDGLFDENTPYAPSSPYSASKAAADHLVRAWQRTYGLPTVISNCSNNYGPYHFPEKLIPLMILNALAGKPLAVYGDGQQVRDWLYVEDHVRALLRIVTAGEVGQTYTIGGHNEQRNIDVVHAVCTLLEELAPAHPAGVTRYTDLITHVQDRPGHDLRYAIDAGRIERELGWVPQETFASGLRKTVQWYLNNLEWCRQVQDGSYQGQRLGNSDFKDLIA, encoded by the coding sequence ATGCGCATTCTCGTCACCGGCGGCGCCGGCTTCATCGGCTCGGCCCTGATCCGCCACCTGATTGACCATACCGAGCATGAAGTGCTCAATCTCGACAAGTTGACCTACGCGGGCAACCTGCAGTCCCTGCAGCGGATCGCCGACAACCCCCGCTATGAATTTGTCCAGGCTGATATCGCCGACCAGGTCAGTGTCAGCGCCATGCTTGCCAGGTTCCAGCCACACGCCATCATGCACCTGGCCGCAGAGTCGCACGTCGACCGCTCCATCGATGGCCCGGCGGACTTCATTCACACCAATATCGTCGGCACCTACAGCCTGCTGGAGGCCGCTCGCGGTTACTGGAGCTCGCTGGAAAAGCCTGCCCGCGACACGTTCCGCTTCCACCACGTTTCCACCGACGAAGTGTTCGGCGACCTGCACGGCCCCGACGGACTGTTCGATGAAAACACCCCGTACGCCCCCAGCTCTCCCTACTCGGCCAGCAAGGCGGCAGCCGATCATCTGGTCCGCGCCTGGCAACGTACCTACGGCCTGCCGACAGTGATCAGCAACTGCTCCAACAATTACGGCCCGTATCACTTCCCAGAAAAGCTGATCCCGTTGATGATCCTCAACGCCCTGGCCGGCAAGCCGCTTGCGGTGTACGGCGATGGCCAGCAAGTCCGCGACTGGCTGTACGTCGAGGATCACGTCCGAGCCCTGCTCCGGATCGTAACCGCTGGAGAGGTCGGCCAGACCTACACCATCGGCGGCCACAACGAGCAGCGGAACATCGACGTGGTGCACGCCGTGTGCACGCTGCTGGAAGAGCTGGCCCCTGCGCACCCCGCCGGGGTGACCCGCTACACCGACCTGATCACCCACGTCCAGGACCGCCCGGGGCATGACCTGCGCTACGCTATCGATGCCGGCAGGATCGAGCGTGAGCTCGGTTGGGTACCGCAGGAAACCTTCGCCTCGGGCTTGCGCAAGACCGTGCAGTGGTACCTGAACAATCTCGAGTGGTGCCGCCAGGTCCAGGACGGCAGCTATCAAGGACAGCGCCTGGGCAATTCGGACTTCAAGGACCTGATCGCATGA
- the rfbA gene encoding glucose-1-phosphate thymidylyltransferase RfbA: MTKGIVLAGGTGTRLHPITLGVSKQLLPIYDKPMIYYPISVLMLAGIRDILLISTPQDLPQYRQLFGDGSPFGIHISYAEQPSPDGLAQAFLIGESFIGDDAVCLILGDNIFHGQSFSEQLQRAVKQTSGATVFGYWVKDPERFGVIEFDADGRALSIEEKPRQPKSSFAVTGLYFYDNDVVNIAKSIRPSARGELEITDINNAYLARGDLRVERFGRGFAWLDTGTHDSLLEASQYVQTLEHRQGLKVACLEEIAFQNGWISREQLLAKACELQKTGYGQYLRQLAEEQP, translated from the coding sequence ATGACTAAAGGAATCGTCCTGGCCGGCGGCACGGGTACCCGCCTGCACCCCATCACCCTCGGTGTCTCCAAGCAGTTGCTGCCGATCTACGACAAACCGATGATCTACTACCCGATATCGGTGCTGATGCTCGCCGGCATCCGCGACATCCTGCTGATCTCCACGCCACAAGACCTGCCGCAGTACCGCCAGTTGTTCGGTGACGGCAGCCCGTTCGGCATTCACATAAGCTATGCCGAACAGCCGTCCCCCGACGGGCTGGCACAGGCGTTCCTGATCGGAGAGTCGTTCATCGGTGACGATGCTGTCTGCCTGATTCTTGGCGACAATATCTTCCACGGCCAGAGCTTCAGCGAACAGTTGCAGCGTGCAGTGAAGCAAACCTCGGGCGCCACCGTGTTCGGCTACTGGGTCAAGGACCCGGAGCGATTTGGCGTGATCGAGTTCGACGCCGATGGCCGGGCGTTGTCGATCGAGGAGAAGCCCCGGCAACCCAAGTCCAGCTTTGCCGTGACCGGCCTGTACTTCTACGACAATGATGTGGTGAACATCGCCAAGAGCATCCGCCCGTCAGCCCGCGGCGAACTGGAGATCACCGACATCAACAACGCCTACCTGGCACGCGGCGACCTGCGCGTAGAACGCTTCGGCCGTGGCTTCGCCTGGCTCGACACCGGCACCCACGACAGCCTGCTGGAAGCCTCGCAGTACGTGCAGACCCTCGAACATCGCCAGGGGCTGAAGGTGGCCTGCCTGGAAGAGATCGCCTTCCAGAACGGTTGGATCAGCCGTGAGCAACTATTGGCCAAGGCCTGCGAACTGCAAAAGACCGGCTACGGCCAATACCTGCGCCAACTGGCCGAAGAACAGCCATGA
- the rfbC gene encoding dTDP-4-dehydrorhamnose 3,5-epimerase has translation MNVIATALPEVLIIEPKVFGDSRGFFYESYNARDFTLRTGIDTPFVQDNHSRSRHGVLRGLHYQLQNAQGKLVRVLQGEILDVAVDIRRSSPTLGQWVAVRLSANNHRQLWLPPGFAHGFRVLSESAEVLYKTTDYYNPDAEHSIRWDDPQLAIDWQLNGLQPLLSAKDQAAMSFADAQLFP, from the coding sequence ATGAATGTCATCGCTACCGCACTCCCGGAGGTCCTGATCATCGAACCCAAGGTGTTCGGGGACAGCCGAGGGTTCTTCTACGAAAGCTACAACGCCCGCGACTTCACCCTGCGCACCGGTATTGACACGCCGTTCGTCCAGGACAACCACTCTCGCTCCCGGCACGGCGTGCTACGTGGGCTGCACTACCAGTTGCAGAATGCCCAGGGCAAGCTGGTCCGAGTGCTGCAGGGCGAGATACTCGACGTGGCGGTGGACATCCGTCGCAGCTCGCCAACCCTGGGCCAGTGGGTGGCGGTGCGGCTGTCCGCCAACAACCACCGCCAGCTGTGGCTGCCACCCGGTTTCGCCCATGGTTTCCGGGTGTTGAGCGAATCGGCCGAGGTGCTCTACAAGACCACCGACTACTACAACCCCGACGCCGAGCACAGCATCCGCTGGGACGACCCGCAGTTGGCCATCGACTGGCAGCTGAACGGCCTGCAACCGTTGCTGTCGGCCAAAGACCAGGCCGCCATGTCATTTGCCGATGCGCAGCTGTTCCCATGA
- the rfbD gene encoding dTDP-4-dehydrorhamnose reductase — protein sequence MKILVCGRHGQVALALKEALHGLGDVQRLGRDGFDMAQPEQLRASLRQMAPDLIINAAAYTAVDQAESETQQAHAINAEAPRVLAEEAARLGAPLIHYSTDYVFDGSKPTSYNEDDAPNPLGVYGRSKLAGEQAITAVAGEHLILRTSWVYSLHGRNFLLTMQRLLQERPQLKVVNDQIGAPTWAGTLAASTRALIERWRNGQAGAWGTYHLTAQGETSWFGFAQAIGAQLKARGLPCAELLPIPSSEYPTPAQRPLNSRLDCSRLAREWQVVQPHWHDALIDCLK from the coding sequence ATGAAGATCCTCGTCTGCGGCCGCCACGGCCAGGTTGCACTGGCACTCAAGGAAGCATTGCACGGCCTGGGCGATGTACAGCGGCTCGGTCGTGACGGGTTCGACATGGCCCAACCGGAGCAACTGCGCGCCTCGCTGCGTCAGATGGCGCCCGACCTGATCATCAATGCCGCCGCCTACACGGCAGTCGACCAGGCCGAAAGCGAAACACAGCAGGCCCACGCCATCAACGCCGAAGCGCCCCGGGTACTGGCCGAAGAAGCCGCACGGCTCGGCGCACCGCTGATCCACTACTCCACCGACTATGTCTTCGACGGCAGCAAGCCAACCTCCTACAACGAGGATGACGCCCCCAATCCACTGGGCGTCTATGGCCGAAGCAAGCTGGCGGGCGAACAGGCCATCACCGCAGTCGCCGGTGAACATCTGATCCTGCGCACCAGCTGGGTCTATTCGCTGCATGGACGCAACTTCCTGCTGACCATGCAGCGCCTGCTTCAGGAACGTCCACAGCTGAAAGTCGTCAACGACCAGATCGGCGCCCCAACCTGGGCGGGCACCCTCGCCGCCAGTACCCGCGCGCTGATCGAGCGCTGGCGCAACGGTCAGGCCGGTGCCTGGGGCACCTACCACCTGACCGCCCAGGGCGAGACCTCCTGGTTCGGCTTTGCCCAGGCCATCGGCGCACAGCTCAAGGCGCGCGGACTGCCCTGCGCCGAGCTGCTGCCGATCCCCTCCAGCGAGTACCCGACGCCCGCGCAACGGCCGCTCAACTCGCGCCTGGACTGTTCGCGCCTTGCCCGTGAATGGCAGGTCGTCCAGCCGCACTGGCACGATGCACTCATCGACTGCCTCAAGTAG